CGGGCAGCACGCGTCCGACGACCGCTGCGCGGGCGATGAGCGGTTGCGCGGCCCGGCGGTGCCACCACCAGTAGAGGCCTGCGGCGACGACGGCCAACGGCACCAGCCAGAAGCCCATCGGTCCGACGACCTCGGTCTCGGGGTTGGCCGAGGAGAAGGTGAGCACGAGGCAACCGAGCACCGTGACGATGAGCAGAGCACCGAACAGATCGGCGCGGCGCAGGATCGGCCACCAGTAGCGGGTCGACAGCGCGATGAGCACGGCGAGCGCGCTCAGGCCCCACAGGCCGATGGGGGTCATCAGTCGGGCCGTGTGTCCCTCGTAGGGCACGAACGGGTCGCCGTACACGATCGACGTCGTCAGGGCCTCGGGTGCGATGAGTGCGAGCCCGAGCAGCGCGACGGTGGCGAGCCCGGCCAGTGCGGTGAGGGCGTGCCACCACTTCGGTACCGGGCTCGCGTGCTGCGAGGCGGTGCTCGGGCCACCGGTCGCGCGGATCAGCAGGGCCAGCACGATGCCGCCGATCCCGTTGATCCAGAAGATCATCCGCCAGTCCCAGGCGTGCAGGATCGCGGCGCCGAACAGCGGGCCGAGCACCGAACCGACCTCCTGCACGGCGCCCACGACACCGAACGCCGTCCCCCGTCTGCCGACGGGCCAGAGCGACGCGACGATCGCGAGGGTCGCGGGCACCAGTCCGCCTCCCCCGATGCCCTGCAACACGCGTCCGGCGACGAGCACCGGAAGGTCGACCGCGACCCCGGTGATCGCCGAGCCGACGGTGAACAGCGCGAGGCACCACAGCAGGATGCGTTGGCGGTCGACGAGGTCGGCCAACCGGCCGATCAACGGCAGCACCGCGATGTAACCGAGCAGGAACCCGCTGATGATCGGGGTG
This genomic stretch from Calidifontibacter indicus harbors:
- a CDS encoding MFS transporter, with the translated sequence MTSKRPKALLATASVAVALAAADTYVVVLALPDMMKGVGLGIDALQKATPIISGFLLGYIAVLPLIGRLADLVDRQRILLWCLALFTVGSAITGVAVDLPVLVAGRVLQGIGGGGLVPATLAIVASLWPVGRRGTAFGVVGAVQEVGSVLGPLFGAAILHAWDWRMIFWINGIGGIVLALLIRATGGPSTASQHASPVPKWWHALTALAGLATVALLGLALIAPEALTTSIVYGDPFVPYEGHTARLMTPIGLWGLSALAVLIALSTRYWWPILRRADLFGALLIVTVLGCLVLTFSSANPETEVVGPMGFWLVPLAVVAAGLYWWWHRRAAQPLIARAAVVGRVLPALVVSLLVGTVIVAIVVDVPILARITVTDSQTEAAVILVRFLIAVPVGALLGGWLLRRVGPGLVAGGGMALAAIGLFMMSRWTGNVLDSLHATIVLVLVGLGVGLAIAPVNDAALADASEDDHGVTSSLIVVARMVGMVVGLALLTAIGLHQYYAEISALDAPTAADYKAAGIRQVDTVFLGAAIAATVAAVVSWFLGRERLVVDADCEVRALSRV